The following are encoded together in the Rhizobium tumorigenes genome:
- a CDS encoding lipopolysaccharide biosynthesis protein yields the protein MPVVETAEKMLPVDVRTKLSSALRQLAAVLSGRGEKDASRRMAMVAFIIRILSAALAFVSQIILARTMGEFEYGIFVFVWVLVVIVGNLSCIGFHTAVIRFLPQYKVSGDDALIRGLTRTSRRFALASSGGLALAGMIALHFGAGLIAPYYAIPLFLGLLIMPLIALGDVLDGTSRANHWPVMALSPTFLVRPTLILVFMVGAVILGAPHSAVTAAEAALAATFVTTLGQYLAVTIRLRRHVPAGPGEIRFSTWMAVAFPIFLIEGVGYLLTNSDVIVVGLFLDPEQVAIYFAAAKTMALVHFVYFSVKAAAGPRFSAIIAEGDRAKLAAFATEATRWAFWPALVVGLCVLAAGSELLSLFGAAFTAGQVVMAILLAGILAKALVGPGEVLLMMAGHQRLCAALYGIALAANVCLNVGLIPRLGIEGAAIATASAMGVEAVLLHLAVRWKLGIVLFAFARPTRTMIVKAFP from the coding sequence ATGCCTGTCGTTGAAACAGCAGAAAAAATGCTGCCTGTGGACGTGCGGACAAAACTGTCCTCGGCGCTGCGGCAGCTGGCTGCTGTTCTGTCCGGCCGTGGCGAAAAAGATGCTTCCCGCCGCATGGCGATGGTCGCCTTTATCATCCGCATTCTCAGTGCGGCCCTCGCCTTCGTCTCGCAGATCATCCTCGCCCGCACCATGGGCGAGTTCGAATACGGGATCTTCGTTTTCGTCTGGGTGCTGGTGGTGATCGTCGGCAACCTCTCCTGCATCGGCTTCCACACCGCTGTCATCCGCTTTCTCCCGCAATACAAAGTCTCCGGCGACGATGCGCTGATCCGCGGCCTCACCCGCACGTCGCGCCGCTTTGCGCTGGCATCGTCCGGGGGACTTGCGCTGGCCGGCATGATCGCGCTGCACTTCGGCGCCGGCTTGATTGCGCCCTATTACGCCATCCCGCTTTTCCTCGGATTGCTGATCATGCCGCTGATCGCGCTCGGCGACGTTCTCGACGGCACGTCGCGCGCCAATCACTGGCCCGTCATGGCGCTCAGCCCGACCTTCCTCGTCCGCCCGACGCTGATCCTCGTCTTCATGGTCGGCGCTGTCATCCTCGGTGCCCCCCACAGTGCTGTGACGGCCGCCGAGGCGGCGCTCGCGGCCACCTTCGTAACGACGCTCGGTCAATATCTGGCCGTCACCATCCGGCTGCGTCGCCATGTTCCGGCTGGCCCCGGAGAAATCCGCTTTTCGACCTGGATGGCGGTCGCCTTTCCGATCTTCCTGATCGAGGGCGTTGGCTATCTCCTCACCAATTCGGATGTGATCGTCGTCGGCCTGTTCCTTGATCCGGAACAGGTAGCGATCTACTTTGCTGCGGCAAAGACCATGGCGCTGGTGCATTTCGTCTACTTCTCCGTCAAGGCTGCGGCCGGCCCCCGGTTTTCGGCGATCATTGCGGAGGGCGACCGGGCGAAGCTTGCCGCCTTTGCCACGGAGGCGACCCGCTGGGCATTCTGGCCGGCGCTGGTCGTCGGTCTCTGCGTGCTGGCAGCCGGCAGCGAGTTGCTGTCGCTGTTCGGCGCGGCGTTTACGGCAGGCCAGGTCGTCATGGCGATCCTCCTTGCCGGCATCCTGGCCAAGGCGCTGGTCGGGCCCGGCGAGGTCCTCCTGATGATGGCAGGCCATCAACGCCTGTGTGCTGCGCTTTACGGCATTGCGCTGGCCGCAAATGTCTGTCTCAATGTGGGACTAATACCGCGCCTCGGAATCGAGGGCGCGGCCATCGCTACGGCCTCGGCCATGGGCGTCGAGGCTGTATTGCTGCATCTGGCGGTTCGCTGGAAGCTCGGTATCGTGCTGTTCGCCTTTGCCCGACCAACCAGAACAATGATTGTGAAGGCATTCCCCTGA
- a CDS encoding GNAT family N-acetyltransferase, with the protein MARPPLNDVTDGKVNPMMHELASLHFDNLPRPDARTDVGRPGRELCIYPAKLGYDLQDELDFLSNRAMEPNVFFSARFLAPAMPRIDERQIRMALIRDNKSTSSRMRLLMPFSVDKPGFAVGPSIIRVWANNFGPLGTPLVDGEEAAETLDNLFEGLLQHALQLPTTLVLPDVRLNGPFVRLAKAVAIGRNLPVTVANAYERPMLQSTEDALDYLAAAISPAHLREMRRQWRQLESLGELVYNVARQPSDIHRRMEEFMALEAGGWKGKKRSAMVLDRHHAAFAREAISNLASVDAVRIHTIDLDGKAIASMIVLMMGGEAYTWKTAFNEDYARYSPGKLLMGELTEFQLDDPNTVRSDSCAVADHPIMSRFWREREEMGTLVIGLTQNSDRDVRQAAAQLHMYRSTRNMAKALRDRILSLTRR; encoded by the coding sequence ATGGCGCGTCCCCCGCTCAACGATGTCACCGACGGCAAGGTCAATCCGATGATGCACGAGCTCGCTTCGCTGCACTTCGACAACCTGCCGCGCCCGGACGCCCGCACCGATGTCGGCCGCCCCGGCCGCGAGCTATGTATTTACCCGGCTAAGCTTGGCTACGACCTGCAGGACGAACTCGATTTCCTTTCTAACCGCGCCATGGAGCCGAACGTCTTTTTCTCGGCCCGCTTCCTGGCGCCAGCCATGCCCCGCATCGATGAACGGCAAATCCGCATGGCGCTCATCCGCGACAACAAGAGCACGAGCAGCCGGATGCGCTTGCTCATGCCGTTTTCCGTCGACAAGCCGGGCTTTGCCGTCGGTCCGTCGATCATCCGAGTCTGGGCCAACAATTTCGGCCCGCTCGGCACGCCGCTGGTGGATGGCGAAGAGGCGGCGGAAACGCTCGACAACCTGTTCGAAGGCCTGCTCCAGCACGCGCTGCAGCTGCCGACGACGCTGGTGCTGCCGGACGTCAGGCTGAACGGCCCCTTTGTCCGCCTGGCGAAAGCGGTTGCCATCGGCCGCAACCTGCCGGTCACCGTTGCCAACGCCTACGAGCGGCCGATGCTGCAAAGCACCGAGGACGCGCTGGATTATCTGGCGGCGGCGATTTCACCCGCTCATCTGAGGGAAATGCGCCGTCAGTGGCGGCAGCTCGAGAGCCTCGGCGAACTCGTCTACAACGTCGCCCGCCAACCGTCCGATATCCACCGTCGGATGGAGGAATTCATGGCTCTGGAAGCCGGCGGCTGGAAGGGCAAGAAGCGCAGCGCCATGGTGCTCGACCGCCATCACGCGGCCTTTGCCCGCGAGGCGATCTCCAATCTCGCTAGCGTCGACGCCGTCCGTATCCATACCATCGACCTCGACGGCAAGGCCATTGCCTCGATGATCGTGCTGATGATGGGCGGCGAGGCCTACACATGGAAAACCGCGTTCAACGAGGACTACGCGCGCTATTCTCCCGGCAAGCTGCTGATGGGCGAGCTCACCGAATTCCAGCTGGACGACCCCAACACCGTCCGCTCCGACTCCTGCGCCGTTGCCGATCATCCGATCATGAGCCGTTTCTGGCGGGAACGCGAAGAGATGGGCACGCTGGTCATCGGCCTCACCCAGAACAGCGACCGCGACGTCCGCCAGGCCGCCGCACAACTGCACATGTATCGCAGCACCCGCAACATGGCCAAGGCCCTGCGCGATCGGATCTTGTCGCTGACAAGGCGGTAA
- a CDS encoding nuclear transport factor 2 family protein, whose protein sequence is MSDNNADLIRGLYDRFNARDIDGVLGKLAGDVAWANGMNGGHVHGHDGLRAYWTAQWAVVSPHVEPLKFSEQENGAVAVEVIQSVFDLDGQPLQGQTHGLKDKTVMHIFRIESGKVIRFDIQDDV, encoded by the coding sequence ATGTCAGACAACAACGCCGACCTGATCAGGGGCCTTTACGATCGTTTCAACGCCCGGGATATCGACGGTGTCCTTGGAAAGCTTGCCGGGGACGTTGCCTGGGCCAACGGCATGAATGGGGGTCACGTCCACGGTCACGATGGGCTGCGCGCCTATTGGACAGCCCAATGGGCCGTCGTCAGCCCGCATGTCGAGCCCCTGAAATTTTCGGAGCAGGAAAATGGTGCCGTTGCAGTCGAGGTGATCCAGTCGGTGTTCGATCTCGACGGCCAGCCGCTCCAGGGGCAAACGCATGGTCTCAAGGACAAGACTGTAATGCACATTTTCCGGATCGAAAGCGGCAAGGTAATCCGCTTCGATATTCAGGACGATGTTTGA
- a CDS encoding MarR family winged helix-turn-helix transcriptional regulator: MDENVLSTPGHLIGLAARAFARLSETRLKPLGFGVGHLPVLVALRDGKAHTQRDLARFARIEQPPMAQMLARMERDGLIERTRDPADGRSSQIVLTSDAQKRMPEAIETLHQGNREALAGFTPAETAQFVHLLTRLIENLNQITNRAPPSGTM; the protein is encoded by the coding sequence ATGGATGAAAACGTACTGTCGACGCCGGGGCATCTCATCGGTCTTGCGGCGCGCGCCTTCGCGCGGCTGAGCGAAACGCGGCTGAAACCGCTCGGCTTCGGCGTCGGCCATTTGCCGGTGCTGGTGGCACTGCGTGATGGCAAGGCGCACACCCAGCGCGACCTCGCCCGCTTCGCCAGGATAGAACAACCGCCGATGGCGCAAATGCTGGCGCGCATGGAGCGCGACGGCTTGATCGAACGCACCCGCGACCCGGCGGACGGGCGAAGCAGCCAGATCGTGCTGACGAGCGACGCGCAAAAGCGGATGCCCGAGGCCATCGAGACGCTGCATCAGGGAAACCGCGAGGCTCTGGCAGGCTTCACCCCGGCAGAAACCGCACAATTCGTCCATCTGCTGACCCGGCTCATCGAAAACCTGAACCAAATCACCAACCGCGCCCCCCCGTCGGGGACGATGTAG